The nucleotide window GGAGGCCGCCGCGCGCAGCCCCGTCCCGGCTTTTCTCTACCTCCCCATCGGGATGGCCATGGTCGGCAGCGCCGCGCCGGGCTGCGCGGCGAACGCCGTGGTCGGCGGGGCCGGCAGGGACTGCGCGGGGAACGCCGTCGTCGGGATGTCGTTGGCGAACTCGCTCTCGAACTCGCGCTCGAAGGCCTGGTGGTCGAAGCCGCTGTCGAACTCCGGCGGCACGTCGGCCGCCAGCGCGGCGAGCGACGGCTCGACCGTGGGCACCTCGGGCACCTCCGCGACGGGCGCGGGCTCCGGCTCCGGCACGTAGTCGGGCGCGGGGAGACGCCGGTCCAGCTCGAGCATCCAGTCGAGCATCGCCCGCGGCTTGTTCCAGCACGAGACGCCGATGAGCCTGCCGTCGCGGACGAAGCCGGTGATGCCGTCGGCCAGCGACACGGTGTCCTCGGCCAGCGACGGCATCCCGCACATCTGCAGCCGCGTGTCGTACAGCGTCGACCAGGCGCGGGGGAGCGGGGTGAACGGCACGGCGCTGGAGCGGCCCGCGAGCAGGTTGTCCGCCGCGTGCCGGGCCGACTCGACGGCGTTGATCCAGTGCTCGACCCGCCGCGGGGTCTCGTCGAAGCGCAGGTTCGGCCAGCGCGCGATGTCGCCGGCGATGACGACGTCGGAGGCGCCCTCGGCGAACAGCTTCGAGTCGCAGAGGACGCCGTCGCTGATGTCGAGGCCGGAGCCGCGCATCCAGTCGACCGACGGGACGCTGCCGATGGCGAGCACGACGACGCTGGCGACCAGCAGCTGGTTGTTCGTCAGGTGCAGCCCGACGGTGTCCTTCGTGCTGATCCAGTGCCGGACTTCGCTGCGCATCGCCAGGTTCGCGCGGTGCTCGTGGTGCTCCTCGACGATGCCGCTGGAGACGGCCTCGCCGAAGCGGTGCAGCGGCGCCTTCGCGTGCCCGATCAGGGTGACGTCCCGGCCGATGTGCCGCATGCTCGCGGCGAACTCGTTGCCGATCAGGCCGGCGCCGATCACGACGGCCGGTTTCTTGCTCGCGTTGAGGCAGCGCCGCACGGCCATCGAGTCCTCGACCGTGCGCAGGATCCGCACCCGCGGGTCGTGCCGCGGCGCCCCGGGCAGGTGCCGCGGGTAGACGCCGGTCGCGGCGATCAGGCCGTCGTACCAGAGGGATTCGCCGCCGGGCAGGTGCACGACCCGCTCGGTGGTGTCGAGGTGCGTGACCCGTGCCCCGAGCCGCCAGTGCACGTCGAGGTCCGGCAGGTAGTGCGAAAGGCCCACGTCGCTGGGCCGTTCGGTCCCCATCACCAGCGCCTTGGAGACCATCGGCCGGTGGTAGGGCCGCCGGGCCTCGTCACCGATCAGCACGATCTCGCCGTCGAACTTCTGTTCCCGGAGGCGTTCCGCGGCACGCAGCCCGGCGACGCCCGCACCGACGATGACGATCCGGTCGCCGTCAGCCATCGAGGTCCCCTCTCATCACGACCGCCTGCATCGGGCAGCAGCGGGCGGCCATCTTCGCCTGTTCGATGGTGGTTTCGTCCAGCAGCCGCGTGTGGAAGCGCAGGCGGCCGTCCTGGCCGAGGTCGAACACGTCCGGTGCCTCCATGGCGCAGATGCCGTAGAGCTCGCACCGGTCGTTGTCGACGCTGATCCGGGGGCCGGCCCCGGGCAAGCGGAAAGGCATGTCAGGCCACCTGTTCTTCCACGAGGCCGATGCGCTCGAGCGTGCGGGCCGGCATGAACCGCAGCATCGACACCGTCACGGCCGGCACGAGCAGCGTGATGCCGCCCAGCCAGGTCACCGAGAGGTGACCGTTCGCGATGGCGCCGAACCAGGAGTGGATCGCGATCAGGCCGACGGCCG belongs to Amycolatopsis tolypomycina and includes:
- a CDS encoding ferredoxin; amino-acid sequence: MPFRLPGAGPRISVDNDRCELYGICAMEAPDVFDLGQDGRLRFHTRLLDETTIEQAKMAARCCPMQAVVMRGDLDG
- a CDS encoding NAD(P)/FAD-dependent oxidoreductase, coding for MADGDRIVIVGAGVAGLRAAERLREQKFDGEIVLIGDEARRPYHRPMVSKALVMGTERPSDVGLSHYLPDLDVHWRLGARVTHLDTTERVVHLPGGESLWYDGLIAATGVYPRHLPGAPRHDPRVRILRTVEDSMAVRRCLNASKKPAVVIGAGLIGNEFAASMRHIGRDVTLIGHAKAPLHRFGEAVSSGIVEEHHEHRANLAMRSEVRHWISTKDTVGLHLTNNQLLVASVVVLAIGSVPSVDWMRGSGLDISDGVLCDSKLFAEGASDVVIAGDIARWPNLRFDETPRRVEHWINAVESARHAADNLLAGRSSAVPFTPLPRAWSTLYDTRLQMCGMPSLAEDTVSLADGITGFVRDGRLIGVSCWNKPRAMLDWMLELDRRLPAPDYVPEPEPAPVAEVPEVPTVEPSLAALAADVPPEFDSGFDHQAFEREFESEFANDIPTTAFPAQSLPAPPTTAFAAQPGAALPTMAIPMGR